In the Candidatus Stygibacter australis genome, one interval contains:
- a CDS encoding phosphate acyltransferase translates to MPIKKLEDIIRLLKSKPKKRIVVASANDETTILAVKDTIALNFAEVTLVGDEAIIKDICKQNDIDPAIFEIIHETDDLMAAKKAIALIKAGKGDVLMKGLISTDKLTRCILDKEDGLMIPGAILSHVSIAEIPTHRKLLIFSDAAFIPRPNIDQKIAMTNYVIETARKIGIKRPKVAIISFSEKANPKIKETVDALIISKMGEQGLIKNADIDGPLAIDLAIDPESVKVKGVKSCVKGDADCLIFPFLEVGNVFFKSLTYFAGAVIATYIVGTQAPVVISSRVDTEKSKLYSMAFTCLMSS, encoded by the coding sequence ATGCCAATCAAAAAGCTGGAGGATATTATTAGGCTTTTAAAATCTAAGCCTAAGAAGAGGATTGTGGTTGCTTCTGCTAATGATGAAACCACAATTCTGGCAGTAAAAGACACAATTGCTCTTAATTTTGCCGAGGTTACACTTGTGGGTGATGAAGCGATCATCAAAGATATCTGTAAACAAAATGATATTGACCCCGCCATATTTGAGATCATTCACGAAACTGATGATTTAATGGCTGCCAAAAAAGCGATTGCCCTGATCAAAGCCGGTAAAGGTGATGTTCTTATGAAAGGACTGATTTCCACAGATAAACTTACCAGGTGTATACTGGATAAAGAAGACGGGTTGATGATCCCTGGTGCTATCCTTTCTCATGTCTCAATTGCTGAAATTCCCACCCACCGCAAGCTTTTGATCTTCTCGGATGCAGCTTTTATCCCCAGACCCAATATAGATCAGAAAATTGCCATGACCAACTATGTGATTGAAACTGCCCGAAAAATCGGAATCAAAAGACCAAAAGTTGCCATAATTTCCTTTTCGGAAAAAGCTAATCCCAAGATCAAGGAAACTGTTGATGCCCTGATCATTTCCAAAATGGGTGAGCAGGGCTTGATCAAGAATGCAGATATTGACGGACCTCTGGCAATCGACCTGGCTATTGATCCTGAAAGCGTAAAGGTGAAAGGCGTTAAGAGCTGCGTGAAAGGTGATGCAGACTGCCTTATTTTCCCATTCCTGGAAGTTGGTAACGTATTCTTTAAATCTTTAACATATTTTGCCGGAGCAGTAATTGCTACATATATTGTGGGAACTCAAGCTCCAGTAGTTATTTCTTCCCGCGTTGACACAGAAAAAAGTAAGTTATACTCCATGGCATTTACCTGTCTGATGAGTTCTTAG
- the rpiB gene encoding ribose 5-phosphate isomerase B, which translates to MKIALASDHAGFPLKEVIKKYLKEHEVTDFGCFNEESMDYPDTGFPAAMAVRDGECERGILICGTGIGMSIVANKVKGIRASLCHCEEFAILTRKHNDSNMLTLPGRFLDENIAIKIVDAWLNTEFENGRHQKRIDKISAREI; encoded by the coding sequence ATGAAAATTGCCTTAGCATCTGATCATGCCGGCTTTCCCCTTAAAGAAGTTATAAAAAAGTATCTTAAAGAGCATGAAGTAACTGATTTTGGCTGCTTTAATGAAGAAAGTATGGATTATCCTGACACTGGATTCCCTGCTGCGATGGCTGTTCGGGATGGTGAATGTGAACGTGGTATCCTCATTTGTGGAACCGGGATCGGGATGTCAATTGTCGCCAATAAAGTTAAGGGGATCAGAGCCAGCCTCTGTCACTGTGAAGAATTTGCTATCCTCACCAGAAAACATAATGACTCCAATATGCTAACTTTGCCTGGACGTTTTCTTGACGAGAATATTGCGATTAAAATTGTTGACGCCTGGCTGAATACAGAATTCGAAAATGGCAGGCATCAGAAGCGAATTGATAAGATCTCTGCCAGAGAAATTTAG
- the glyA gene encoding serine hydroxymethyltransferase: MKYIKKQDPELYNAMQNEVKRQAGNLELIASENFVSNAVLEAAGSVLTNKYAEGYPYRWSKKTGAINYKLYGRYYGGCEFIDDVERLAIERAKELFGSEHANVQPHSGSQANMAAYFALVNPGDTVLSLELSHGGHLTHGHPLSFSGKMYNIIPYQVNEKTQVFDYDNIRKLAQEHKPKLILTGASAYPRSIDFAIFRDIADEVGAKLMVDMAHIAGLVATGMHQNPVPYADVVTSTTHKTLRGPRGGLILCKDEFARDIDREVFPGIQGGPLMHIIAAKAAAFQEALQPEFKAYQQQVVKNANALAEALIANGFDLVSGGTDTHLMLIDLGSEEAGGPSGKKMEGALDLAGITANKNTVPFDTRKPFVASGIRLGSPAVTTRGMQEKEMVVIAQFIKKVRDNYNNEEILAQIKEEVSIFCSAFPLYQDLID; this comes from the coding sequence ATGAAGTATATAAAAAAACAAGATCCTGAACTCTATAACGCAATGCAAAATGAAGTTAAAAGACAAGCTGGTAATCTGGAACTGATCGCCAGTGAGAATTTTGTATCGAATGCTGTATTGGAAGCTGCTGGTAGTGTTCTCACAAATAAATATGCAGAAGGATATCCCTATCGCTGGAGTAAGAAAACCGGCGCAATCAATTATAAGTTATATGGCAGATACTATGGCGGATGTGAATTTATCGATGATGTGGAAAGACTCGCGATAGAAAGGGCGAAAGAACTTTTTGGTTCAGAACATGCCAATGTTCAGCCTCACAGTGGCAGTCAGGCAAATATGGCAGCCTATTTTGCTCTGGTGAATCCCGGAGACACAGTTCTCTCTTTGGAATTATCTCATGGTGGACATCTCACCCATGGTCATCCACTCAGTTTCTCAGGCAAAATGTATAATATCATTCCTTATCAGGTTAATGAAAAGACCCAGGTGTTTGATTATGATAATATCCGTAAACTGGCTCAGGAGCACAAACCGAAATTGATCCTTACAGGTGCCAGTGCTTACCCACGATCAATTGATTTTGCTATATTTAGAGATATTGCTGATGAAGTGGGAGCAAAGCTCATGGTTGATATGGCTCACATCGCGGGATTGGTTGCTACTGGCATGCACCAGAATCCTGTACCTTATGCAGACGTAGTTACTTCTACAACACATAAGACATTACGCGGACCTCGCGGTGGACTTATTCTCTGTAAAGATGAATTTGCCAGGGATATTGATAGAGAGGTATTCCCCGGCATACAGGGTGGTCCTCTGATGCACATTATTGCAGCAAAAGCAGCAGCCTTTCAGGAAGCCTTACAGCCCGAATTTAAAGCATATCAACAGCAGGTGGTAAAGAATGCCAATGCCCTGGCGGAAGCTCTTATAGCTAACGGATTTGATCTGGTAAGCGGTGGAACTGATACTCATCTTATGCTGATTGATCTTGGCTCAGAAGAAGCAGGAGGTCCCAGCGGAAAGAAAATGGAAGGTGCCCTTGATCTGGCTGGTATTACTGCAAATAAAAACACTGTACCCTTTGATACCCGTAAACCTTTTGTTGCTTCCGGGATCAGGTTAGGTTCTCCTGCAGTTACAACACGTGGTATGCAAGAAAAAGAAATGGTGGTAATCGCTCAATTTATCAAAAAAGTCAGAGATAATTATAACAACGA